One genomic region from Bernardetia sp. encodes:
- a CDS encoding SH3 domain-containing protein translates to MRYLLTYFTLLYSSVFSFCLGQDKTDIYILPASAYLFPKEVSSHYLLADSVSLRENPSSIGRFLGVLRAGAKVMVLEDSDSISTIKGIKSKWYKIKTQEGDTQRVGWVWGGFIASHAFKSKDNLDVKFLIGLDRISKHPKYEYQFEYKFKVKAIQDSILISEKIIDVPASYVRDVKSLGNAGLNNLDDIIAIGVPCASEGCGCPTGIIYLFWNNNEFVQRLDAIGFPDAEFSESTEYIFPSDLEGEKGMIIKRISMVDQKKQKMVKQDDDTVHRIYSIEYYKWNSKELTKASKKGIIKKYTITTPFF, encoded by the coding sequence ATGCGTTACTTACTGACTTATTTTACATTGTTATACTCATCTGTTTTTAGTTTTTGTCTAGGACAAGACAAAACAGATATTTATATCTTACCTGCTTCTGCGTATTTATTTCCAAAAGAAGTATCTTCACATTATTTATTGGCTGATAGTGTTTCATTAAGAGAAAATCCTTCTAGTATCGGACGTTTTTTAGGTGTATTAAGAGCAGGAGCTAAAGTAATGGTTTTAGAAGATAGTGATAGTATTTCTACTATAAAAGGAATAAAAAGTAAATGGTACAAAATCAAAACTCAGGAAGGAGATACACAAAGAGTAGGTTGGGTCTGGGGAGGGTTTATAGCTTCGCACGCTTTTAAGAGTAAAGATAATTTGGATGTGAAATTTTTGATAGGTCTTGATAGGATAAGTAAGCATCCAAAATATGAGTATCAGTTTGAATATAAATTTAAAGTCAAAGCTATTCAAGATAGCATCTTGATAAGTGAAAAGATTATTGATGTACCGGCTTCTTATGTAAGAGATGTAAAAAGTTTAGGAAATGCAGGACTTAATAATTTAGATGATATTATTGCAATTGGAGTGCCTTGTGCAAGTGAAGGATGTGGCTGCCCAACAGGTATTATTTATCTATTTTGGAATAATAATGAGTTTGTACAACGACTTGATGCGATAGGTTTTCCAGACGCAGAGTTTTCAGAATCGACAGAGTATATTTTTCCTAGTGATTTGGAAGGAGAAAAGGGAATGATAATAAAGAGAATAAGTATGGTTGATCAAAAAAAGCAGAAAATGGTCAAGCAAGATGATGATACTGTACACAGAATATATAGTATAGAATACTATAAATGGAACAGTAAAGAATTAACAAAGGCTAGTAAGAAAGGAATTATTAAAAAATATACTATCACAACACCATTTTTTTAA
- a CDS encoding DNA adenine methylase, whose translation MNYIGSKLRLSDWIVKTIRKKYTQSDFSKPFSETTFAELFAGTGIISRTLKTSVKQIIANDLEPYSYFLLKNYIENTDEIQSERIVLLIEELNNLSIEGKENGFIYQNYCEGSGSERMYFSDENGKKIDVIRQKIKEWSENNFVSQSEYYFLLASLLESADKVANTASVYGAFLKKLKKSAQKNLELSPAHFPITKNQNNKVFREDANELIKKIKGDILYLDPPYNARQYGANYHLLNTIALYDNFEPKGKTGLREYERSKYCKKSEVEVVFEDLIKNADFKLIFLSYNNEGLMSLETIKRIMSKYGSYSLEKTEYQRFKADKDQNREHKANATVEYLHILIKE comes from the coding sequence ATGAACTACATCGGCTCAAAACTTCGTCTTTCAGATTGGATAGTCAAGACTATCAGAAAAAAATATACTCAATCAGATTTTTCAAAACCCTTTTCAGAAACCACTTTCGCAGAGCTTTTCGCTGGAACAGGAATTATAAGTAGAACTCTCAAAACATCTGTCAAACAAATTATCGCTAATGATTTAGAACCTTATAGTTATTTCTTACTGAAAAATTATATCGAAAATACTGATGAAATTCAGAGTGAGAGAATTGTTCTTTTGATAGAAGAATTGAATAACTTATCTATTGAAGGCAAAGAAAATGGTTTTATCTATCAAAACTACTGCGAAGGAAGTGGAAGTGAAAGAATGTATTTTTCTGATGAAAATGGAAAAAAAATTGATGTAATTAGGCAAAAAATAAAAGAGTGGAGTGAAAATAATTTTGTTTCTCAAAGTGAATATTATTTCCTTTTAGCTTCTCTTTTAGAAAGTGCTGATAAGGTGGCAAATACAGCTTCTGTATATGGTGCATTTCTCAAAAAACTCAAAAAATCGGCACAAAAAAACTTGGAACTTTCTCCTGCTCATTTTCCAATTACTAAAAACCAAAACAATAAGGTTTTTAGAGAAGATGCCAATGAGCTTATTAAAAAAATAAAGGGCGATATTCTCTATTTAGACCCACCTTATAATGCTCGCCAATATGGAGCAAATTATCATCTCTTGAATACGATTGCACTTTATGATAATTTTGAGCCAAAAGGAAAAACAGGATTGAGAGAGTATGAGCGTTCGAAATACTGTAAAAAAAGTGAAGTAGAAGTAGTCTTTGAAGACCTTATCAAAAATGCAGATTTTAAACTGATTTTTTTGAGTTACAACAACGAAGGACTAATGAGCTTAGAAACCATCAAAAGAATAATGAGTAAATATGGTTCGTATTCTTTAGAAAAAACAGAATATCAACGTTTTAAAGCTGACAAAGACCAAAACAGAGAACACAAAGCCAATGCAACAGTAGAATATTTACATATTTTGATTAAAGAATAA
- a CDS encoding GlsB/YeaQ/YmgE family stress response membrane protein yields MGWLAWIIFGLIAGFVAKLIMPGKDPGGFIITILIGIAGAFVGGFIGNVVLGFGVTGFNFSSMLVAIGGSVLLLFLYRLMKKK; encoded by the coding sequence ATGGGATGGTTAGCTTGGATTATTTTTGGACTCATTGCTGGTTTTGTTGCTAAACTCATTATGCCAGGTAAAGACCCTGGAGGTTTTATAATTACTATTTTAATAGGTATTGCTGGAGCTTTTGTAGGTGGATTTATAGGAAATGTAGTCTTAGGATTTGGAGTTACTGGCTTTAACTTCTCTAGTATGCTAGTCGCTATTGGTGGTTCGGTATTACTGCTTTTCTTATATCGCTTAATGAAGAAAAAATAA